In Scophthalmus maximus strain ysfricsl-2021 chromosome 5, ASM2237912v1, whole genome shotgun sequence, the sequence TGTCAGACTAGTACATTCGAGTGTGATGACTCATATTGGTCTGATGTCATTTGAGATAAAAACCTTATGGTTGTTTTAACCTTGAGGTTCACAGGAACGGAAGGCAAAACGTTAAAAAACGCCACGTCTCTACTGAGCTTTACGCATTCTGTCGACAGCAGACGCTCTGTGGTTGCTCAAGTTGTTCAGGACACAATTGTTGGTCAACATCGACAGCTTCGAGTTCAGGGCGTCTTTACTTCTATCCCAACAATAATCTCCCCCTTGATCAgcattttcctctcctcccttttcctcctcctcctcctcctcctcctcttcttcgacCTCACTCTCTTCATCACTGCGTTCATCTTTTTCCAGCTGAGGGCAGAAGCAGATACAAGGTTTAACACGTGACAAAGCTAAAAAGAGCAACAACATTAAACGGCGTAATCTTGACATTTTTAATCTACATTCCTTTATTTAGAAGTTGACTCCCTGATTCTCACCTTGCCTTTCAGGAGTTTATGAACCATGCGTAATATCAAGCTCGCCCAGAAGATGTGAAGAACCTGCAGCACCATCAGCAGAACGTTGAAAAAGTAGAAGCCGACGAAGGGCTCAAAGACGTCCATGGACAGTACCAGGGTGGTGTGGATGATTCTGTAAGCGatcatataattagagtcaaGTTGAAATGGTGTTTTCAGTCATGTATAAGCCACTCATGTACAATGGGCCTcctaaaatggaaaaaaaaagcatctcagGAGAAAAACTTACCTACTGGGGAAAATCACCAGTCGAGTCACCAGGAAGACCAcggcaaacacaacaaacactgcGTCACATGTTTTCCTCCAGCCAGTGCCGTAGTTGAACATCTTGGCAGACTGCAGGAATATAAACGATGCAAATCGTGTGACGTGAGCTCACCCACACTGAGCAAAACATAAGTTGAAGcataatttaaatatatgtcAGGAAAGTGGATAAACAGGAAAACACGTCGTCAACAAGGGGATAATGAACATGAGTGTTTGTGCTGACATCAGCTCAACTATGATGACAATGATTCTGTGTCACAATCAGAAAAGGAACAAGGTTATTTATAATTAGTGGGTTTCTGGTCTTGTGTTTCCTTTCACATGCCCAGTGTAGGTAGGATTATATTGAACCAATATTCCATGTACTGTCATTTGCTTTGCGCAGGTAAACAAAAGCCACTTCAAGTGCTTTTAGCTCTCAGGACTCAGTCACAGGATTCCGCCTGCTGAAAAAGGTTTCCTGCAGGCCAGAGATGTCCGACTAGATAGTCATTTTCTAGGAACAGCCTTGAGCACAGTGTGAACCTTCTTGACAATCAGCTTTCCTCTCTTTCGTGTGGCTGCATGGAGCCAGAAATCGGCCAATATGGAGTTGAACCTAGGGTGATGTGCTCTGAAGAGACGTGTCAACATTTGTCAGGTCCCATGTGTCTGTCGAGCTACGGCTCTGGCTCTATAGGTACAAAGTTGTTCTTTTGGCTGCATTGAAGCAGCGTATGACTTACCTCGAGCAGGATGTCAGAGGAGTCATGAAGCAGCATGACCAGAGTGCCGACGCGGATGTAGTTGGCGCAGTAGGAGAAACTAAGCAGGAAGATGGTGGCCAAGTGGTGGATCACCTGTTCTTTAAAATCCTGGTAAATCAAAACACACTTCACCTCAGTATCTACGCAGTGGAACCCATACGATTTTGGTTCATATGAAACTGCAGCGGGTCAGAGGACATAAGCTGGGGCCACATGCACCCAGACCACCTCTAAATGTGGTGAGCGATCGGATCTCAGATGCGccttgggtgcgttcacacccgTACTGTACAGCTGTCCAATTGTGATTGGATCACCTGAGAGGAAGGTTAGCACCAGGTCGGAACGGGGTACAAAATGAGCCTCATACCTCAATAGAGTAATTCCATTATTCCCTGTTTCGATCACTTATTAACCACGTGTTAATAAGTAACAATATAGCAAAGTGAAGTTTCCCATTTGAAGCAGAAGTGATCTTAGTACAGAATCAAAGCACGTAGAAGGAcaaatgagtgaatgaatgaatgaaagctGAGGTCCTCACCTTTCTCTTGATGTCGACAGAGATCCggagcagcagagagctgtAAAAACCCAGCTCCAACATGTAGTACCAGTAATGAGCTCTCTCCATGGGCTTGGGAGGACACACCATTCAAAAGTCAGTGATTCAAGAATACTGAATATTTTCCTTCAAACTCAAACTCCCGTCGTA encodes:
- the LOC118310792 gene encoding ceramide synthase 2-like: MDLLPDVWRQDYWLPPGVTWTDMELLADSDRPQPLDLLVALPLALGFVALRCVFERFFAPPMGRCLGVKNRLRVTAAPSPRLESFYTKRSRRPTQGEIVSLMRLCGKTQRQIETWFRRRRNQDRPSQTKKFGEAAWRFVFYLGAFVAGLACLIDRPWFWDHRECWRQYPLQPMERAHYWYYMLELGFYSSLLLRISVDIKRKDFKEQVIHHLATIFLLSFSYCANYIRVGTLVMLLHDSSDILLESAKMFNYGTGWRKTCDAVFVVFAVVFLVTRLVIFPSRIIHTTLVLSMDVFEPFVGFYFFNVLLMVLQVLHIFWASLILRMVHKLLKGKLEKDERSDEESEVEEEEEEEEEEEKGGEENADQGGDYCWDRSKDALNSKLSMLTNNCVLNNLSNHRASAVDRMRKAQ